A part of Setaria viridis chromosome 8, Setaria_viridis_v4.0, whole genome shotgun sequence genomic DNA contains:
- the LOC117834760 gene encoding proteasome subunit alpha type-5, with the protein MFLTRTEYDRGVNTFSPEGRLFQVEYAIEAIKLGSTAIGLKTKDGVVLAVEKRVTSPLLEPSSVEKIMEIDEHIGCAMSGLIADARTLVEHARVETQNHRFSYGEPMTVESSTQAICDLALRFGEGDEESMSRPFGVSLLIAGHDENGPSLYYTDPSGTFWQCNAKAIGSGSEGADSSLQEQYNKDLTLQEAETIALSILKQVMEEKVTPNNVDIAKVAPKYHLYTPAEVEAVIARL; encoded by the exons ATGTTTCTCACGAG GACGGAGTACGACCGCGGGGTGAACACCTTCTCGCCGGAGGGGCGGCTGTTCCAGGTCGAGTACGCCATCGAGGCAATCAAG TTGGGATCGACTGCAATCGGGTTGAAGACAAAGGATGGTGTTGTCCTTGCTGTTGAGAAACGTGTCACCTCGCCACTGCTG GAGCCCAGCAGTGTGGAGAAAATAATGGAAATTGATGAGCACATAGGCTGTGCCATGAGTGGACTTATTGCTGATGCTAGAACGCTAGTCGAGCATGCTCGTGTTGAGACCCAG AATCATAGGTTCTCATATGGGGAGCCAATGACTGTAGAATCTTCTACACAAGCTATCTGTGACTTGGCTCTGCGCTTTGGTGAAGGTGATGAAGAGTCAATG TCACGACCATTTGGAGTGTCTCTTCTAATTGCTGGACATGATGAGAATGGACCTAGCTT GTACTACACGGACCCGTCTGGGACCTTTTGGCAATGCAACGCAAAGGCAATTGGATCAGGCTCTGAAGGAGCTGATAGCTCCTTGCAGGAGCAGTACAACAAG GATCTGACCCTCCAGGAGGCGGAGACCATAGCCCTTTCTATCCTGAAGCAGGTTATGGAAGAGAAG GTGACCCCAAACAATGTGGATATCGCCAAGGTCGCCCCCAAGTACCACCTCTACACCCCTGCCGAGGTCGAAGCCGTCATTGCAAGGCTGTGA
- the LOC117833832 gene encoding uncharacterized protein, with the protein MAAPPYGGSTDDSPEDYSAAATVVCFDPPLPLLRAPVPSAAPGEPHVLAFRDAASWRAAWDAAEASLVSQCEAGARSGCSITASRKCKPPWWKGLLGAAPTDYEERERCEEREMAACLEAAKEACIKFAKGKCIGPFRDARIASGGLLENTDFDVWGAGGDKTASASSCALNNQQLFNPDHSVTNYRGSDLLDRLSANDNDNA; encoded by the exons atgGCTGCGCCGCCCTACGGCGGGAGCACAGACGACTCGCCCGAGGACTactccgccgcggccaccgtcgTCTGCTTCGACCCGccgctccccctcctccgcgctcccgtcccctccgccgcccccggcgaGCCCCACGTCCTCGCCTTCCGCGATGCCGCCAGCTGGAGAGCCGCCTGGGACGCCGCCGAAGCCAGCCTCGTCTCGCAGTGCGAG GCTGGTGCACGGTCAGGGTGCTCAATCACTGCATCACGCAAATGCAAACCCCCCTGGTGGAAAGGCTTATTGGGAGCTGCCCCAACTGATtatgaagaaagagagagatgtGAAGAGCGAGAGATGGCCGCTTGTCTCGAGGCAGCCAAGGAGGCTTGCATTAAGTTTGCAAAGGGAAAATGCATTGGACCATTCCGAGATGCAAGGATCGCCTCTGGGGGTCTCCTGGAAAATACAGATTTTGATGTCTGGGGTGCTGGAGGTGACAAAACAGCATCAGCATCATCATGTGCTCTGAACAATCAGCAGTTGTTCAACCCTGATCACAGTGTGACAAATTACAGAGGAAGTGACTTGCTAGACAGATTGTCAGCTAACGACAATGATAACGCTTGA
- the LOC117866499 gene encoding DNA repair protein RAD51 homolog A, producing the protein MSAAAQQQGAAGAEQQEEVEHGPFPIEQLQASGIAALDVKKLKDSGLHTVEAVAYTPRKDLLQIKGISEAKVDKIVEAASKIVPLGFTSASQLHAQRLEIIQVTTGSRELDKILEGGIETGSITEIYGEFRSGKTQLCHTLCVTCQLPLDQGGGEGKALYIDAEGTFRPQRLLQIADRFGLNGADVLENVAYARAYNTDHQSRLLLEAASMMIETRFALMVVDSATALYRTDFSGRGELSARQMHMAKFLRSLQKLADEFGVAVVITNQVVAQVDGSAMFAGPQIKPIGGNIMAHASTTRLALRKGRGEERICKVISSPCLAEAEARFQIASEGVADVKD; encoded by the exons atgtcggcggcggctcagcagcagggggcggcgggggcggagcagcaggaggaggtggagcacgGGCCCTTCCCCATCGAGCAGCTCCAG GCATCTGGAATAGCTGCACTGGATGTAAAAAAGCTCAAAGATTCCGGTCTCCACACTGTGGAGGCTGTGGCTTACACTCCAAGGAAAGACCTTCTGCAAATCAAAGGAATAAGTGAAGCTAAAGTTGACAAGATAGTTGAAGCAG CATCGAAGATAGTTCCACTGGGGTTTACAAGTGCCAGCCAACTTCATGCACAGCGACTGGAGATTATTCAAGTTACAACTGGATCAAGAGAACTTGACAAGATCTTGGAGG GGGGGATAGAAACAGGATCTATCACAGAGATATATGGTGAATTCCGCTCTGGAAAGACTCAGTTGTGTCACACTCTTTGTGTTACATGTCAG CTTCCATTGGACCAAGGTGGTGGTGAAGGAAAGGCTCTATACATTGATGCAGAGGGTACATTCAGACCACAAAGGCTCCTGCAGATTGCTGACAG GTTTGGACTGAATGGTGCTGATGTGTTGGAGAATGTGGCTTATGCCAGAGCTTATAATACGGATCATCAATCCAGGCTTCTGCTGGAGGCAGCTTCCATGATGATAGAGACCAG GTTTGCTCTCATGGTCGTAGACAGTGCCACAGCTCTGTACAGAACTGATTTCTCAGGAAGAGGAGAGCTATCAGCAAGGCAAATGCATATGGCTAAGTTCCTGAGGAGCCTTCAGAAGTTAGCTGATGAG TTTGGAGTAGCTGTGGTTATCACCAATCAAGTAGTAGCACAAGTGGATGGCTCTGCTATGTTTGCTGGACCGCAGATCAAGCCCATTGGTGGAAACATCATGGCTCATGCTTCCACAACAAG GCTTGCTCTTCGCAAGGGAAGAGGGGAGGAGCGAATATGTAAAGTAATAAGCTCTCCCTGCCTGGCTGAAGCCGAAGCGAGGTTTCAGATAGCTTCTGAAGGTGTCGCAGACGTCAAGGATTGA